The stretch of DNA CCGGGCTTACCGGTTAGCTAGTAGGCAGCGCAGCAGATTGCATAGATCTGCTGCGTTTGCTATTAGGACATGAGAATGGGTTGTGGATTGAGCGCATGATGGACGATCGCACCATTTCTGGACAACAGCTTTGGCACTGGTGGCAGGGAGCTAGGCAGGCGGCGATCGCCTCGGAAGTGCCCTTGGTTGAACTAGAGTGGCTCATGCAGGAGTTGTGCTCGATCGATCGGCTAACGCTGCGGCTGGAAAGCTTTAAGACTCGTCCACAGGTGACGTTGGATGTCTCCTTGACAGACCTCGACCGCCTTTGGACTCGGCGCTTGCGCGATCGCGTGCCGGTGCAATATCTGGCAGGTCGGGTGCGATGGCGGCGGTTCTGCCTCCAGGTGTCGCCAGCGGTGTTGATTCCGCGCCCTGAGACGGAGGGCATGATTGATCTTGTGGAGACGGCGGTTCAGCACTATCCCCATCTGGCTGCCGGAGCCTGGGCCGATCTGGGGACAGGGAGCGGAGCGATCGCCCTTGCTCTGGCCCAGCTTTTGCCGATGGCCAGGATGTATGCGGTGGATGTTAGTGCTGAGGCCTTAGCGATCGCCCAAGCTAATGCGATCACCTGTGGTGTGGGCGATCGCCTTCAGGTTTGCCAAGGATCTTGGTTTGCAGGGCTGCCTCCAGATGCCATCCCCCTGAGCGGCATGGTGTCCAACCCGCCCTATATTCCCACGGCGTTGCTCGATACGCTGCAGCCTGAAGTGCGGTACCACGAACCGAGCCTGGCCCTAGACGGTGGAGACGATGGGCTGGATTGTATTCGCCATCTAGCGGCGATCGCGCCTCGCTATCTCATCGCTGGTGGGCTTTGGCTTGTGGAATTGATGGATGGGCAGGGAGAAACGGTGCGATCGCTGCTTCAACAGACGGGACAGTATGAACAGATTGATATTCATCTCGATTTGGCTGGACGGCAGCGCTTTGCCCTTGCCTTTCGCAGGCAGTAAATTAGTTCAAGGAGCCACAGGTGCCAATCTAGCCGATACAGCCGATACAGCCGATACAATAAGGCAGGCATGTGCCGGCTGAATCGGTTGGCTGCAGGTGATCCCTGTCCCAACCCCCTAGGCCTTACTTCGGTTAAGCATTCACTGCACACTGCCGACGTTTCATTCCCAGATCCCCTATCTCTAACCCATGCCACACGTGTCCCTTGAGGAGCTAGTTGCGGGTGTCCAGGCAGGACATCTCGTGTCCTTCCCCACCGATACCGTGCCCGCCCTAGCTAGTGCTCCCGCCCATGCAGAGCAGTTGTTTAAGCTCAAACAGCGGAGCCAATCTAAACCTCTAATTCTCATGGGTGCCAAGGCCCTGGATCTCTGGCCCTATGTAACCGGGAGCGAATCCGATTGGCTCTATTGGCAGGAAGTTGCCCAACAGCATTGGCCGGGCGCATTGACCCTAGTCTTGCCCGCTAGCGATCGCGTACCCACATCGATGAATCCCACCAACCCCACCAGCCTTGGTGTTCGGGTACCCAACTGTGCGATCGCCCGCCATATTCTGGCACAGACCGGCCCCTTAGCCACCACGAGCGCCAACCGCTCCGGTGAGCCAGCCCTGCAAAGCCTGGCTGAGATTGCAGCTAGCTTCCCCACTGTTCTGACGCTGCATCCAGAGGCGATCGCCACCCTCAACCAAGAGTTGGGCGCATCAACGCAAGCCGCAGGGCTGCCCTCCACGGTAGCGAGGTGGACAGGCGGTGGCTGGGCAATTCTACGCCAGGGTGGGGTGAGCCTGTAGCCGCCCGTCTTCTAGATAGGTGACGTGGTCAGCAATATCGATAATTCGAGGATCATGGGTGACCATCAGCACCGTGCAGCCCTTGTCCTTAGCTAGAGTACGCAAGAGGTTGATGACGGCATGACCGCTGTGAGAATCGAGAGCAGCCGTAGGTTCATCCGCCATGATCAACGCTGGATTACCGGCCAAGGCCCGAGCGATCGCCACCCGTTGCTTTTGTCCACCGGAAAGATCCTTGGGCAGGTGATGGGCACGATCGCCCAAGCCCACTTGCTCTAGGAGCATCATGGCTTCCCAATGGGCTGGGCGTTTTTTTACGCCTTTGAGCTTCAAGGCAAGTTCAATATTTTCGGCGGCCGTCAGGGCAGGGAACAGGTTGAACCCCTGAAAGATAAAGCCGATGGAGTAGAGACGAAAGGCGGATAACTGTTTCCGAGAGAGGTTTGTAATGGTTTGCCCCAAGAGTTGCACCTCTCCAGATGTGGGATGTAGGATGCCACCGAGGATGGAGAGCAGGGTGGTTTTGCCGGATCCAGATGGCCCCATCAAGAGCTGGATATCGCCTCGCGCCACCTCTAGG from Candidatus Obscuribacterales bacterium encodes:
- a CDS encoding ABC transporter ATP-binding protein, which encodes MISLPLSQRRRLSKTSSTSHLAHASEGDRAIVARHINMVFGEGAQQFQALYNVDLEVARGDIQLLMGPSGSGKTTLLSILGGILHPTSGEVQLLGQTITNLSRKQLSAFRLYSIGFIFQGFNLFPALTAAENIELALKLKGVKKRPAHWEAMMLLEQVGLGDRAHHLPKDLSGGQKQRVAIARALAGNPALIMADEPTAALDSHSGHAVINLLRTLAKDKGCTVLMVTHDPRIIDIADHVTYLEDGRLQAHPTLA
- a CDS encoding L-threonylcarbamoyladenylate synthase; translated protein: MPHVSLEELVAGVQAGHLVSFPTDTVPALASAPAHAEQLFKLKQRSQSKPLILMGAKALDLWPYVTGSESDWLYWQEVAQQHWPGALTLVLPASDRVPTSMNPTNPTSLGVRVPNCAIARHILAQTGPLATTSANRSGEPALQSLAEIAASFPTVLTLHPEAIATLNQELGASTQAAGLPSTVARWTGGGWAILRQGGVSL
- the prmC gene encoding peptide chain release factor N(5)-glutamine methyltransferase; translated protein: MWIERMMDDRTISGQQLWHWWQGARQAAIASEVPLVELEWLMQELCSIDRLTLRLESFKTRPQVTLDVSLTDLDRLWTRRLRDRVPVQYLAGRVRWRRFCLQVSPAVLIPRPETEGMIDLVETAVQHYPHLAAGAWADLGTGSGAIALALAQLLPMARMYAVDVSAEALAIAQANAITCGVGDRLQVCQGSWFAGLPPDAIPLSGMVSNPPYIPTALLDTLQPEVRYHEPSLALDGGDDGLDCIRHLAAIAPRYLIAGGLWLVELMDGQGETVRSLLQQTGQYEQIDIHLDLAGRQRFALAFRRQ